The window AACAGGGCGAGCTAACTACTTTTGAAGGACCTTATGAATGGGCTCGGATAAAGTGGGAGGAAATGCTGTTGAAGCAAGTAGCAATTGAAATTCCAATAAAAAAAGAAAAGGCAGTAAAACCAATTAATACACGAGGAGATGAACGAAAGATTGCGGAGGAAATTTTATCGTTAGAACAAGAAATTTCCTTATTAAAAGAGCAAGTAGAAATGGAAAGTGAATGGGAAGTATATGAAAGGCTTTTGGAATCTATCCAGAAAAAAGAATTGAAATTAGAAAATTTAACAATCGAATGGATAGAACTCGAAGATGATTCTAATTGTAATTGATGGTTTCTAATAGAAACTGCTCAAATATTTATAAAGAATCATTAACATTCATACGTTTGTCCTATATAATGAGATAAATACCCTATAAGATTAATTAGGTATATTGAAGGGTATATAATTATGATATAGAGAGAAGATGTAGAATGAGAAAATCAATTAAGTGGAAAATAATTGTTTCTGTTATGTTACTAATAATTGTTAGTATGGCACCTTTAATAACTATTAGTACGAACACTATAAGCGAAAAGACGGAAAAAGATTTAATTGATCAAAGCCATGTTATAGTTGATGGAATGTCCACAACGATTCAGAATTATTTAGCTGCATATGAAAAAGGGCTCCTACAATTATCCACTTCAAAAGATATTGTAGATTTTCAAAACAGTGCAAAAGAGACTGATGAAGTTTTAGCCAATCAACTAGAGAAGCAATTGGATACTAGGTTTAATGAATTTGTTTCTTTATATGACGCTGTAGCTTCTGTATATATAGCTCTACCAGATAAATCGATTAATATAATCCCAGAAGCAGACCTAGGAGCGGATTTTGATCCTTCCTCAAGGGAATGGTATATAAACGCTGTCTCAAACAAAGATAATTTCAGCTGGTCAAGACCTTTTGTAGATGCTGCTACTGGGGAATACGCTATTTCTGGTGCTAAAGCTGTTATAAAGGATGGTCAAGTGGTCGGTGTGCTTGCTATTGACCTTCTACTATCGAAGTTAACAGAAACGGTAGCAAACAATGAGTTAGGTTATGAAGGTTATCCGATTATTGTGGATGCGGATGGGAATGCTATTGTTCATCCAACTTTATTTGGTGAAAATTTATCCGAGTATTCATCCGTTGAAACGATGCTTTCTAGCTCCTCTGAAAGTGGAGATGTAACTGACGTAAATGATGGTACTATTACTGTATTTACCTCATTACCAGGATTAGATTGGAAACTAGGAGCTGTTTATGAGGAAAATAAGATAAATCAAACAGCCGACAGCATTCGTACATTGCTTATCACTATTGTATTATCTATTGAGGCAGTGATGTTTATTGTCTTATATTTCATCATCAGTCGTATTTTAAAACCAATCGAACAGCTAAAAAAGTTGATGGATTCTATTGCTGATGGAGATTTAACAGTTCAAGCAAAAATAAAATCCAAGGACGAAATTGGTCAGTTAGCAATAAACTTTAACAAAATGGCTACAAATATGAATGAAATTATTCAAGTAGTAAAAGAGTCTGCAAATAACGTGCAGTCGAATTCTGAAAGTTTAAGTGCAGTAGCGGAAGAAACAAATGCTTCTGCAGAACAAGTATCATTAGCTGTAAGTGAGATTGCAACTGGTGCCTCCAAATCAGCAGAAGATGCTGGAGAAGTAACTGAGAGTTCAGTTCACTTAAGTGAGCAAATCAATCTTATCAATGAAAAATCAGTAATGATGACTGATATAGCTACAAAAGCAAACTCCATGAATTCAAATGGACAAAACCAAATGAGTGAATTGAAAGCATCCTTTCATAACTGGGAATCTAATCTTACTTCGATGTCTACGTTGTTTACTACTTTAGAGGTTAAAGTAAAAGCGATTGGTAGTGTTATGGAAACTATTATGGAAATCTCTGCACAAACGAATCTACTCGCATTGAATGCAAGTATTGAAGCAGCTCGTGCAGGTGAGCATGGAAAAGGATTTGCAGTCGTTGCGGATGAAGTACGAAAACTTGCGGAGCAATCTGCAAAAGCAACAGAGCAAGTAAAACATACTATTACAGAGCTCCAAAGTGAATCCTATATTGTAGGGGAACAAATGGCAGACACAATCAAAACATTCCAAGAACAAGGATCTGTTGTAACTGATACAGAAGTGACATTCAGAGAAATTTCTTTACTGATGAATAGTTTGCAAACTTCCATTGATACAGTATCAGCAGAAATTGAACAGGTTTCCAACTATAAAGATCAAGTCGTAGATACAATTCAAGTGATGGCTGCAACTTCGGAGCAAACTGCTGCGGCATGTGAAGAAGTGAGTGCATCATCTGATGAGCAGCTACGAGCAATTCAATCGGTAGCGGAAGCCTCCGAGACCTTAACAGAGCTTAGTGATAAACTAGCAGATGCAGTGAACCGTTTCAAAGTTTAAAAGAAGTTGAATTATTCGAAAACAAGTGTTAATATTCTCTAATGAAGAACAATATAATTTAATAACTCTTATCAAGAGAAGCTGAGGGACATGGCCCGTTGAAGCTTCAGCAACCTCTGACTTGTCAGAAAGGTGCTAACTCCTACAAGATAATTTCTTGAAAGATAAGAATTGAGAGCAAAACGTTCACCCTCTTTTCTTATTTATAGGAAAGAGGGTTTTTGAATTTAAAGGAGGAGAACTACTTGCCAATAAATATACCAAAACAATTGCCAGCAGCTGAACATCTTAAAAGAGAAAAAATATTTATCATGGATACTGATCGAGCAATAGCCCAAGATATACGTCCATTAAACATTATTATCTTGAATCTAATGCCCGAAAAAGAGAAAACCGAACTTCAATTACTGCGGTTATTAGGGAATACTTCGCTACAAGTAAATGTAACATTTCTACATATGGCAACACATGATTCAAAAAATGTTAGTAAAACGCATTTGGATACTTTCTATACGACGTTCAAGGAGATAGAACATCGAAAATATGATGGGATGATCATCACAGGTGCTCCAATTGAGCATCTACAATTTGAACACGTTAATTATTGGAGTGAAATGACTGAAATAATGGACTGGTCCAAAACACATGTGACTTCTGTTCTGCATATTTGTTGGGGGGCGCAGGCAGCTCTTTATCATCATTATGGTATTGGTAAATATGGCTTGCCGAAAAAATGTTTTGGGGTATTTAGTCATCGGTTAACCGATCCAACTGTACAGTTAGTTCGAGGATTTAATGATGAATTTTACGCACCAGTGTCTCGTTACACAGCGGTGTCCTACGACGAGATTAAACAAGATCCTCGACTGGCATTGCTTTCCAATTCAGAAGATGCAGGTGTTTTCCTAGTAATATCCAAGGATAAAAAGCATATTATGATTACCGGTCACTTAGAATATGATGCAACTACACTTTCTGACGAGTATCAAAGAGATATTGAAAAAGGGGTGGAAATCGATATACCAGAAAATTATTTTCCGAATGATGATCCAACACAAAAACCATTGAATTCTTGGCGGTCACATACGCATTTGCTTTTTTCAAATTGGTTGAATTATTATGTGTACCAAGAAACTCCTTATGAGTGGGAATAACAATGGATTAAATATATATAAAGTACTGGTGACTTCATTAAATGAGTAATTTGGTTCAGAAGAGAAGATGTTGAGTACCTGGTTCTCGAACAATTCAAAATTCATTGAGAACCTGGTACCTTATATTGGTCTTGGGAAATTAAAGGAAATAACAAAAACAACCTGAGTCCAGCTAAATAACGGGCCCAGGTTGAAGAAAGATTTTCAATACTATAGGCGGTTTCCTACTTCAAATTACTTATTGAAATGGTATACATTCCAAATGTCAGGAGTTTCAGAGCCAATGTACCAAGCAGCTGCACCGCCTAGGTTAAATTGGTTAGCAAGGTTGATACGAAGTTTAATAGATTGTTTATCCTCCACCCATATTTGGTGCTTCTCCCGGTTTGCGGTATATTCTACATAATTTTGCTGGGTATTTTGATCCCAAACTTTTATAAGACGTTTTGAGGAGATAATTTGCTCCACCTCACTCATTGTGCGGTCGATACTTTTCACTTTTTTTGTCGTTAGATTAGTAACCCATTCTCTTGTGTAGAAGGGTACTGCCAAGATGATTTTGTGAGATGGTACGTCTTTAGTTAATAGTTCAACGCCTTCTTTAACCCATGGCATAGAAGCTACAGACCCCGCTACTGGACTACCTCCCCAATGCTCGTCATAACCCATCATAATGATGTAGTCAGCAACTTGACCTAATGCTTTACGGTCTAGACTTCCAGACCAAAAAGGATCCTTGTTTTCACGAGTAACGTCAACAGATACTTTAATTCCATGTGGCTGAAGTGCTTTTTTAAGTTCGGTTACGAAGCGGACAAAATCTTGCTTGTTTTTCGGATTGATATTTTCAAAGTCCACATTTATTCCATCGCTTTTTGTTTGGACTAAAGAATCTTTAAGCGTCGATACTAATTTTTGACGTTTTGCAGGATTACTTAATACTGAATCAGTTAAAACAGGGTCGAATTTATTCCCAATTAGTGGCCAAACTTTCTTGCCTTTGCTATGTGCATCCTTCAGATATTTTGTATCCGCTGTAATGGAAACAAAATTTCCTGTATTGCTTAAAGTATACCAACGGGGTGAAACCACATTTAAATTAGAATGGTTCAATTGTTGGGCATAATTTCGTGAACTTCCATTATACTTCCAACCCATGACGATTCGTTGCTGATTCTTTTGTTTTAAAAGTGATTTATTAATCCAGCCTTTTTTCCCACCTAACAACTGAACTTGTACGTAATAATCAGGAATGTTTAATTTTTGCCCGACAACTAGGTTTGAAGACTGTAGATTGTTCAATTTGGTTAAATCATTAATAGTTACTTCGAACTTTTTGGAAATTTTCCATAAAGTATCACCTTTTATAACAGTATATAGTTTGTGTGTTTGTGGAATTATTAATTTCTGTCCAATTCGGATTTCTGTCGAAGTAAGCTTGTTTGTCTTCTGAAGTTCACTTATTGGAATTCCGTATTGCTTTGAAATTTTCCATAATGTATTTCCAGAAATTACAGTATGCATTATAACGGTAGATGAGTCTCCAGAAGCAGTGGATAGGACAGGGAATTCTTCCCCTTTTTTTAAAGTGGTGATAATAGTCGAACCTTGTTTAGGTAAACTTAATACGTTAACGTTATCTATTTGAACAGTCCCTACTGAAAGTGAATTACCAGCAGCTGTACTCTGTATAGGTCCAAAACTTAAAAATAAGACAAATATAATAAAAATAGGAAGTACTTTTTTCACTTAAACCCATTCTCCTCTAGTTTGAAAGTAGTATTATAACTTTCATAGATTACTATGGATTTAAATTAATAGATACAGGTACTTTGTGGTAAGTTCACCAATGCAAAATGGGGAGTGGGGTTGATAGAATATACGGAAGGTGAGTATTCTTCTAGAGTAGTTCTGCTAACAATTATCTAGTAATCCATTGTTTATGGATAAGTGAAAATGGAAAGGGGTACTGGAGCAACCGGTCCAGCATCAATCAACCAAGTTTGTGTAGTCAATTCTAGAAGTAATAATGTTTCAGTAATTGACGGCTCTAACAATACTGTAATTGCTACTGTAGCAGTAGGAACCCCGTTCTTTTTTGGGACTGGGTTAATATAACGATTCGTACTTGAACATTTTTCTTGATTCTCTTTTAGTGAAAAAGATGAAATAAAAGTTATTCTGGTTTATTTTACTTTATACACTTTCTGACTAGGTAACTCTAGACAATTCAATTGTCCACCGTATACAGCTCCACCATCAATCCCGATGATTCTATTACTTCCAAAGTAGACATTGTAATTTTCTGGTTCTCCATGAAGTGAGTTTGTTTCTGTATGCCCGAATACGATAATCTTTTCCCCGTCATAATTTTTATGAAATTCGTCCCTAATCCACATTAAGACATGTGGATTTGTCTCAGAAATAGGTGTCGTAGGGTGTACACCCGCGTGGACAAAAATATAGTCGGAGGTTTCTATGTAATTTTCTAATCCTTGCACAAATTCTAAGTGTTGCTGTAGGACAACTGATTGTAAAATTGGTTTTTGAAATTTTTCTTCACTTACAGCAAGGTCATTCTCTGAGAAACCATAGCTAAATAAAGTTTTATCTCCACCGCACAACTTAACCCAATGGTTCCATGACCTTTCTACATCTGTCGTTAACGCTTTTATCATCATATCTTCATGATTCCCCTTCAGTAATTGAGCTCCACTTTCTTGTAAACTCATCACTTTTTCGATAACACCTTTTGCATTTGGACCTCGGTCCACGTAATCACCTAATAAGATTAATTGATCATTTTCAGGATCGTATTCTACTTCGCCAAGCAATTGTTCAAACTTCTCTAATTCACCGTGAATATCACTTATTACCAGGGTTCTTTTCATTTTTTTCGCTTCTCTCTAATTGGATATTTTCTATTATTAACTAATAACAGAGTAACTGCAAACTAGTATCTCCGTCTACTGTATATGTTTTTTAACTGAGTGCAATATATAACATCCCCCAGATTTCCTCGGGATGTCTGATGTTCACATATCTATTTCAGTATAATAGACCAAGATAACCATGTTAAAAGTTTTGAATGAATAGATACATAAAGTAATCTCCAAAGTACATATACAACTATCTATATCTTATTCTTTTTTGTCTGATAGTCGAGGCAGGTTCGTCGAAATGAATTAGATAAAATACACGAGCTAATTGTAGCGTCTAAGAAAGTACTTAATTAAGTTATATTTGGCGTCTTGTATACATTTGTTGTTCAATTATAAACTAAAAAGAGCTGCTCCTTTTATCTGAGCAGCTCTTTTTGTTAAGACTTGACTACTTGTATGCCTTTTGCTGATGGATCTTTGGATGGGGCTAATGCTTTTAATGTATATCTTGCGATTACTAAACCAATTGCTGTAATTCCTTCTGCTATTGGGAAGGCAAGCCAAATGTAATCACTGCCTAGATAGGTTGGTAATAACCATAATAGTGGTAAGAAAAGCACAATACTTCTGGAAATTATTATAATAGAAGAAAGTTTAATCTTTTTAATCGCCTGGTAGTATTCGGCATAAACTAGATTAAAACCTAAAAATAAATAGCCGATGAAAAACATGGAAATGCCTGTCTTCGTATAAGTAAAAACTTCTTCGGAGGTAACTCCGAATAACGAAACAATCACATCTCCGAACAACCAACCAACTAGTAATATACAAGCTCCGAATAAAATCCCTGTAATCACACCTAATTTCAAAAATTGCTGAAGTCGATTATATAACTTTGCTCCATAGTGAAAGCTAACAATAGGTTGGAGAGCCGCACCGATGCCGATAAATAGCATGATGAAAACCGCATGTAAATAATTCACAACAGCATATGAAGTAACACCAACTGCTCCAACAAAGTGCATAAACGTCACATTATACGCAATAATTGTCATTGCCGCAGAACCTTCTACAATAAAGCTTGGCAAACCGATTTTCAATATTTCAGTAACTGTCTTTAGCTCAAATCTTAAATTAGTAAATTTCAACATACTCGTTTTTCGAGTGAAATGGAGTAGTAAAACGAGTAGTCCAATAGCGGTTGATAGAACAGTAGCATAGGCAGCGCCTTCAACACCAAGATCCATTACAAAAATAAATAGATAGTTAAATACAATATTTAGAAGTGAAGTAGTTCCAAGTCCAAGCATCGCAAGCTTTGGATTTCCATCATTTCGTATAAAAATACTTAATATATTTTCCATCACATAAATGACACCAAACAGAAGGATAATATGAAGATAGTCTTTTACATAAGGGAAGATTTCATCACTTGCACCAAACAAATAAGCGATTTCTTTTTGCTTCCATAAACTTATAATTACTAGTACCCCAACAACGATTACTGCTAGGAAAAATGATTGTGTAAAGATGGAGCTTGCTTTTTTACTATTATTTTCTCCAAGTGAAATGGAATATAGCGTTGCTCCCCCCATCCCAATCCAGAGGGAAATGGATAGTAAAATAGAGAAAATAGGTACCGCTATGTTTATACCTGCAAGTGCTTCTGGTCCGATTCCATTACTAACGAAAATGCCGTCGACTAATATATTGACAGCCATTAGCAGCATTCCAAGTAAGGAAGGGATTAAATAAGTTAGAAATAATTTTTTGGTTGGCGTGTTTCTTAATGTTTCATTCATATTATTCACCTATTGTTTATTGAGTAGAGCTATTCATGCTTTCCGTTTAAGTTTGTTATATTTTTCACCATAATTTTTTCGTTTTTTAGATCGATTTCACCATTAAAATGAAAGCCGAATTTTTGGTATAAGTGAATCGCCGCTTTATTTTCTTCAAATACACTCAAATATATTTGAGTACATGAAAATTCAATGACTAGTTTCTGTA is drawn from Psychrobacillus sp. INOP01 and contains these coding sequences:
- a CDS encoding MATE family efflux transporter, yielding MNETLRNTPTKKLFLTYLIPSLLGMLLMAVNILVDGIFVSNGIGPEALAGINIAVPIFSILLSISLWIGMGGATLYSISLGENNSKKASSIFTQSFFLAVIVVGVLVIISLWKQKEIAYLFGASDEIFPYVKDYLHIILLFGVIYVMENILSIFIRNDGNPKLAMLGLGTTSLLNIVFNYLFIFVMDLGVEGAAYATVLSTAIGLLVLLLHFTRKTSMLKFTNLRFELKTVTEILKIGLPSFIVEGSAAMTIIAYNVTFMHFVGAVGVTSYAVVNYLHAVFIMLFIGIGAALQPIVSFHYGAKLYNRLQQFLKLGVITGILFGACILLVGWLFGDVIVSLFGVTSEEVFTYTKTGISMFFIGYLFLGFNLVYAEYYQAIKKIKLSSIIIISRSIVLFLPLLWLLPTYLGSDYIWLAFPIAEGITAIGLVIARYTLKALAPSKDPSAKGIQVVKS
- a CDS encoding metallophosphoesterase family protein gives rise to the protein MKRTLVISDIHGELEKFEQLLGEVEYDPENDQLILLGDYVDRGPNAKGVIEKVMSLQESGAQLLKGNHEDMMIKALTTDVERSWNHWVKLCGGDKTLFSYGFSENDLAVSEEKFQKPILQSVVLQQHLEFVQGLENYIETSDYIFVHAGVHPTTPISETNPHVLMWIRDEFHKNYDGEKIIVFGHTETNSLHGEPENYNVYFGSNRIIGIDGGAVYGGQLNCLELPSQKVYKVK
- a CDS encoding methyl-accepting chemotaxis protein → MRKSIKWKIIVSVMLLIIVSMAPLITISTNTISEKTEKDLIDQSHVIVDGMSTTIQNYLAAYEKGLLQLSTSKDIVDFQNSAKETDEVLANQLEKQLDTRFNEFVSLYDAVASVYIALPDKSINIIPEADLGADFDPSSREWYINAVSNKDNFSWSRPFVDAATGEYAISGAKAVIKDGQVVGVLAIDLLLSKLTETVANNELGYEGYPIIVDADGNAIVHPTLFGENLSEYSSVETMLSSSSESGDVTDVNDGTITVFTSLPGLDWKLGAVYEENKINQTADSIRTLLITIVLSIEAVMFIVLYFIISRILKPIEQLKKLMDSIADGDLTVQAKIKSKDEIGQLAINFNKMATNMNEIIQVVKESANNVQSNSESLSAVAEETNASAEQVSLAVSEIATGASKSAEDAGEVTESSVHLSEQINLINEKSVMMTDIATKANSMNSNGQNQMSELKASFHNWESNLTSMSTLFTTLEVKVKAIGSVMETIMEISAQTNLLALNASIEAARAGEHGKGFAVVADEVRKLAEQSAKATEQVKHTITELQSESYIVGEQMADTIKTFQEQGSVVTDTEVTFREISLLMNSLQTSIDTVSAEIEQVSNYKDQVVDTIQVMAATSEQTAAACEEVSASSDEQLRAIQSVAEASETLTELSDKLADAVNRFKV
- a CDS encoding LysM peptidoglycan-binding domain-containing protein, yielding MKKVLPIFIIFVLFLSFGPIQSTAAGNSLSVGTVQIDNVNVLSLPKQGSTIITTLKKGEEFPVLSTASGDSSTVIMHTVISGNTLWKISKQYGIPISELQKTNKLTSTEIRIGQKLIIPQTHKLYTVIKGDTLWKISKKFEVTINDLTKLNNLQSSNLVVGQKLNIPDYYVQVQLLGGKKGWINKSLLKQKNQQRIVMGWKYNGSSRNYAQQLNHSNLNVVSPRWYTLSNTGNFVSITADTKYLKDAHSKGKKVWPLIGNKFDPVLTDSVLSNPAKRQKLVSTLKDSLVQTKSDGINVDFENINPKNKQDFVRFVTELKKALQPHGIKVSVDVTRENKDPFWSGSLDRKALGQVADYIIMMGYDEHWGGSPVAGSVASMPWVKEGVELLTKDVPSHKIILAVPFYTREWVTNLTTKKVKSIDRTMSEVEQIISSKRLIKVWDQNTQQNYVEYTANREKHQIWVEDKQSIKLRINLANQFNLGGAAAWYIGSETPDIWNVYHFNK
- the metA gene encoding homoserine O-succinyltransferase; the encoded protein is MPINIPKQLPAAEHLKREKIFIMDTDRAIAQDIRPLNIIILNLMPEKEKTELQLLRLLGNTSLQVNVTFLHMATHDSKNVSKTHLDTFYTTFKEIEHRKYDGMIITGAPIEHLQFEHVNYWSEMTEIMDWSKTHVTSVLHICWGAQAALYHHYGIGKYGLPKKCFGVFSHRLTDPTVQLVRGFNDEFYAPVSRYTAVSYDEIKQDPRLALLSNSEDAGVFLVISKDKKHIMITGHLEYDATTLSDEYQRDIEKGVEIDIPENYFPNDDPTQKPLNSWRSHTHLLFSNWLNYYVYQETPYEWE